One Pseudodesulfovibrio cashew DNA window includes the following coding sequences:
- a CDS encoding ABC transporter substrate-binding protein has translation MRRAVYNLLLPLAVLVLLSPVAFAAEKASLVLQWTPQAQFAGFFMAQEKGFYAEEGIDLTLISGGPDVLASEYLETGKAEFATMFLSSALQRRATLPVVNVGQFGQHSALMLVAIKGRGIERIEDLGWKKIGLWANEFQIQARALFKRKGLKVTVVPQSDSLDLFMRGGVQAASAMWYNEYHTLLSYGLDESELIPFFFRDYGLDFPEDGIYCLDTTAEKKPELARALVRATARGWRYTFDHPDEALDTVLSRMREARIPACRAHQKWMLARMRDIMVEGDVPSMGILRRKDFERVRDVLLETGFISNKTDFNDFYRGER, from the coding sequence ATGCGCCGCGCCGTATACAACCTGCTCCTGCCCCTGGCCGTCCTCGTGCTGCTTTCGCCCGTGGCTTTTGCCGCAGAGAAGGCTTCCCTGGTCCTGCAATGGACGCCGCAGGCCCAGTTCGCCGGATTTTTCATGGCCCAGGAAAAGGGCTTTTACGCCGAGGAAGGCATCGACCTGACCCTCATCTCGGGCGGTCCGGACGTCCTGGCCAGCGAATACCTGGAGACGGGCAAGGCCGAATTCGCCACCATGTTTCTCTCCTCGGCCCTGCAGCGGCGAGCCACCCTGCCCGTGGTCAACGTGGGGCAGTTCGGCCAGCACTCGGCCCTGATGCTCGTGGCCATCAAGGGCAGGGGCATCGAGCGCATCGAAGACCTCGGCTGGAAAAAGATCGGCCTCTGGGCCAATGAATTCCAGATCCAGGCCCGCGCGCTGTTCAAGCGCAAGGGGCTCAAGGTCACGGTGGTGCCCCAGTCCGACTCCCTGGACCTGTTCATGCGTGGCGGAGTGCAGGCGGCCTCGGCCATGTGGTACAACGAATACCACACCCTGCTCTCCTACGGCCTGGACGAGTCCGAACTGATCCCCTTCTTCTTCCGCGATTACGGCCTCGACTTCCCTGAAGACGGCATCTACTGCCTGGATACGACCGCAGAGAAGAAACCGGAACTGGCTCGCGCCCTGGTCAGGGCTACGGCCAGGGGATGGCGCTACACCTTCGATCACCCCGACGAGGCGCTGGATACCGTGCTCAGCCGGATGCGGGAGGCGCGGATTCCCGCCTGCCGCGCCCACCAGAAATGGATGCTCGCCCGGATGCGGGACATCATGGTCGAAGGCGACGTGCCGTCCATGGGCATCTTGCGCCGCAAGGACTTCGAGCGCGTCCGGGACGTACTCCTGGAAACGGGATTCATCAGCAACAAGACTGACTTCAACGATTTTTACCGAGGTGAGCGATGA
- a CDS encoding SpoIIE family protein phosphatase has product MIQRRGLAFKLALSILGCALLVVAAILAYTYQYSRDIILRQSREHSRSLAIETASRIDSVLAGVQKVASNIAFSLEDASLTEEEILDLNRRVLANNPEIYGMAIAFEPYFLTPDKLYFAPYHYRSGNRIAYTNLGSPQYRYFYMDWYQLPKELGRAVWTEPYSDEGGGNVTMATYSVPFYRTEHGQQVFAGVVTADISLDWLQEMVHEIKLFDTGYAFLISRYGTFVTHPEKHLVMNQTIFSLAEETGSTQLRQVGRDMVEGKRGFVQLKEDRGEAKRYLYYTGLKNGGWSLGVVFPKSEMMADVYSLSKATGLIGLGGFAVLALVVIVVARRITWPLTELSGSALEIASGNLDLKLPDIGSNDEVGELAESFWIMKTSLKRHIANLTATTAAKERIESELRIARDIQMGILPKLFPAFPDRDEFEVFASIEPAKEVGGDLYDFFFVDETHFCFLVGDVSGKGVPAAFFMAVTKTLLKVVSERGLDPGEVLTKVNSDLAADNESCMFVTLFLAVIDIETGETRYANAGHNPPIFLKKGEKPEWVPPLGEPVAGIMEGFEYSTKTMVMDPGDILFIYTDGVTEAMNPAKQIYSDDRLMDLLTSMRDPAATAMIRDIDTSIKDFTQGAEQSDDITMLAMRFQGPDKS; this is encoded by the coding sequence ATGATCCAGCGACGCGGCCTCGCCTTCAAGCTCGCACTCTCCATCCTCGGCTGCGCCCTGCTCGTGGTGGCGGCCATCCTTGCCTATACCTACCAGTATTCCCGGGATATCATCCTGCGACAATCCAGGGAGCACTCGAGGAGCCTGGCCATCGAGACCGCCAGCCGCATAGACTCGGTGCTCGCGGGCGTGCAGAAGGTGGCCTCCAACATCGCCTTCTCCCTGGAAGACGCCAGCCTGACCGAAGAGGAGATCCTGGACCTCAACCGACGAGTGCTTGCCAACAACCCTGAAATCTACGGTATGGCCATCGCCTTCGAGCCCTATTTCCTGACGCCCGACAAGCTCTACTTCGCGCCCTACCATTATCGGTCCGGCAACCGAATCGCCTACACCAATCTCGGGTCGCCGCAGTACCGCTATTTCTACATGGACTGGTACCAGCTTCCCAAGGAACTGGGCCGCGCGGTCTGGACCGAACCGTACAGCGACGAAGGCGGCGGCAACGTGACCATGGCCACCTACTCCGTGCCGTTCTATCGAACCGAGCACGGGCAGCAGGTATTCGCCGGCGTGGTCACCGCGGACATCTCCCTGGATTGGCTCCAGGAGATGGTCCATGAAATCAAACTGTTCGACACAGGCTACGCCTTCCTTATCTCCCGCTACGGCACGTTTGTCACCCACCCGGAAAAACACCTGGTCATGAACCAGACCATCTTTTCGCTGGCCGAGGAGACCGGCTCGACCCAACTCCGCCAGGTGGGCCGGGACATGGTCGAAGGCAAGCGCGGGTTCGTCCAGCTGAAGGAGGACCGGGGCGAGGCCAAGCGTTATCTCTATTACACCGGGCTGAAGAACGGAGGCTGGTCCCTGGGCGTGGTCTTTCCCAAGAGTGAGATGATGGCCGACGTCTACTCCCTGTCCAAGGCAACCGGTCTCATCGGCCTCGGCGGCTTCGCGGTCCTGGCCCTGGTCGTGATCGTGGTGGCCCGCCGCATCACCTGGCCCCTGACCGAACTCTCCGGCTCCGCCCTGGAGATCGCCTCGGGCAACCTGGACCTCAAGCTCCCGGATATCGGGAGCAACGACGAAGTAGGCGAGCTGGCCGAGTCCTTCTGGATCATGAAGACCTCCCTCAAGCGGCACATCGCAAACCTGACCGCCACCACCGCGGCCAAGGAGCGCATCGAATCCGAACTGCGCATCGCCCGTGACATCCAGATGGGCATCCTGCCCAAGCTCTTTCCCGCATTCCCGGATCGCGACGAATTCGAGGTCTTCGCCTCCATCGAACCGGCCAAGGAGGTGGGCGGCGACCTCTACGACTTCTTCTTCGTGGACGAAACCCACTTCTGTTTCCTGGTCGGCGACGTCTCGGGCAAGGGCGTGCCCGCCGCCTTTTTCATGGCCGTGACCAAGACCCTGCTCAAGGTCGTGTCCGAGCGGGGGCTTGATCCGGGCGAGGTGCTGACCAAGGTCAACTCGGACCTGGCCGCCGACAACGAGTCGTGCATGTTCGTGACCCTGTTCCTGGCCGTCATCGACATCGAGACCGGCGAGACCCGCTACGCCAACGCCGGGCACAACCCGCCAATCTTCCTGAAAAAGGGCGAAAAGCCGGAGTGGGTCCCCCCCTTGGGCGAACCCGTGGCGGGCATCATGGAAGGCTTCGAGTATTCCACCAAGACCATGGTCATGGACCCGGGCGACATCCTCTTCATCTACACTGACGGCGTGACCGAGGCCATGAACCCGGCCAAGCAAATCTACTCCGACGACCGGCTCATGGACCTGCTCACCTCCATGCGCGACCCGGCTGCCACCGCCATGATCAGGGACATAGACACCTCCATCAAGGACTTCACCCAGGGCGCGGAACAGTCGGACGATATCACCATGCTCGCCATGCGCTTCCAGGGGCCGGACAAGAGCTGA
- a CDS encoding phage regulatory CII family protein has protein sequence MFEKSVTKKMQDIVLGGRVPAKQVCREIKKPYSTLLRELNPFDNHAKLGAETMFEIVKATHNVSILEFMARELGYTLMPMERDNPVGRPKGRKTTERVRRQAATM, from the coding sequence ATGTTCGAGAAAAGCGTGACAAAGAAGATGCAGGACATTGTCCTGGGTGGCAGGGTTCCGGCCAAACAGGTGTGCCGGGAAATCAAGAAACCGTATTCAACATTGCTGCGGGAGCTCAATCCGTTCGACAACCACGCCAAGCTCGGCGCGGAGACCATGTTCGAGATCGTCAAGGCGACGCACAACGTCTCCATCCTCGAATTCATGGCAAGGGAGCTGGGTTATACACTCATGCCCATGGAGCGGGACAATCCCGTCGGCAGGCCCAAAGGCCGCAAGACCACGGAGCGCGTGCGTCGCCAGGCAGCGACAATGTAG
- a CDS encoding class II fructose-bisphosphate aldolase — protein MSQDTFNKALAVGRPPNVVRNFPNSQALIVSGKVIDRAMLAKGQAMTIAANGRNIFVIEGALKAAQRANAAIIIEIARSESTYCPTTLWNIARRVDYLCNMHNITVPVAVHADHYFMKKWDDVPVAKAEISSVFDAGVTSIAIDASHMTDDLNLLANIEVSSSIPSWAGYETEIGEIKGEFGLSTPVEAKYLCQGLNAHGLCPDWIALNNGTTHGIEASGEGIQVDVTAEIHEALKAYGTSGAQHGTSGNDSARLREIAAKTKTTKANVATALQMIGWGVKVNDFGNAIMTDDGRFDKVPGEGLQDALWEEMVAYADANDIHGGNYKKLNLPFERRWQGQDATSRDRMAKAVEDFVHHLLVDVFNADGTADIACDLILEAGSYDLGAKAEQFEDPAEWTEEKIKARAAAIDTDKGPEGDFDD, from the coding sequence GTGTCTCAGGATACATTCAACAAAGCGCTCGCCGTGGGCCGCCCGCCGAACGTGGTCCGGAATTTCCCCAACTCCCAGGCGCTCATCGTCAGCGGCAAGGTCATCGACCGCGCCATGCTCGCCAAAGGGCAGGCCATGACCATCGCCGCCAACGGCCGCAACATCTTCGTCATCGAGGGCGCGCTCAAGGCCGCCCAGCGCGCCAACGCAGCCATCATCATCGAGATCGCCCGCAGCGAGTCCACCTACTGCCCGACCACCCTGTGGAACATCGCGCGCCGCGTGGACTATCTCTGCAACATGCACAACATCACCGTGCCCGTTGCCGTCCATGCCGACCATTACTTCATGAAGAAGTGGGATGACGTGCCCGTGGCCAAGGCCGAGATTTCGTCCGTCTTCGACGCGGGCGTCACCTCCATCGCCATCGACGCCTCGCACATGACCGACGATCTCAACCTGCTCGCCAACATCGAAGTCTCCTCGTCCATCCCCTCCTGGGCCGGATACGAGACCGAAATCGGCGAGATCAAGGGTGAATTCGGTCTCTCCACTCCGGTGGAAGCCAAATATCTCTGCCAAGGGCTCAACGCCCATGGCCTGTGCCCGGACTGGATCGCCCTGAACAACGGCACCACCCACGGCATCGAGGCCTCCGGCGAAGGCATCCAGGTGGACGTCACCGCTGAAATTCACGAAGCCCTGAAGGCCTACGGCACCTCCGGCGCACAGCACGGCACCTCGGGCAACGACTCCGCCCGCCTGCGCGAAATCGCCGCCAAGACCAAGACCACCAAGGCCAACGTGGCCACCGCTCTCCAGATGATCGGCTGGGGCGTCAAGGTCAACGACTTCGGTAACGCCATCATGACCGATGACGGCCGCTTCGACAAAGTGCCCGGCGAAGGACTCCAGGACGCCCTCTGGGAAGAAATGGTCGCCTACGCCGATGCCAACGACATCCACGGCGGCAACTACAAGAAGCTCAACCTGCCCTTCGAGCGCCGCTGGCAGGGCCAGGATGCCACCTCCCGCGACCGCATGGCCAAGGCCGTCGAGGATTTCGTCCACCACCTGCTGGTGGATGTGTTCAACGCCGATGGCACCGCCGACATCGCCTGCGACCTCATCCTTGAGGCCGGTTCCTACGACCTTGGCGCCAAAGCCGAGCAGTTCGAGGACCCTGCCGAGTGGACCGAGGAGAAGATCAAGGCCAGAGCCGCCGCCATCGATACCGACAAGGGCCCTGAAGGGGACTTTGACGACTAG
- the ychF gene encoding redox-regulated ATPase YchF, translating to MSLSIGIVGLPNVGKSTLFNALTKAQNAESANYAFCTIEPNKAVVPVPDPRIEVLAELVKPQRVQYSTVDFVDIAGLVAGASKGEGLGNKFLGNIRETQAILHVVRCFDNDDVIHVANSVDPLRDIEVIETELILADVQVLENRLERMEKMVKGDKTLAPKIEAAKALLAHLDQGQPAATFTEERKGLAELLAELRLITAKNVIYCANVDEDGLMEDNDYVQSVRKLAAERGAEFVKISAKMEEELVGLEEEEQQEFLESFGIEESGLHQIIRTGFHSLGLISYFTAGVKEVRAWTIHQGDKAPQAAGVIHTDFERGFIRAEVISYDHYVQYGSEAKCRAEGVLRVEGKDYVMHDGDVAHFLFNV from the coding sequence TCAGCATCGGTATCGTCGGCCTGCCCAATGTGGGCAAGTCCACGCTTTTCAACGCCCTGACCAAGGCCCAGAACGCGGAGAGCGCCAACTACGCCTTCTGCACCATCGAACCCAACAAGGCCGTGGTGCCCGTGCCGGACCCGCGCATCGAGGTGTTGGCCGAGTTGGTCAAGCCCCAGCGCGTGCAGTACTCCACCGTGGATTTCGTGGACATCGCGGGCCTGGTGGCAGGCGCCTCCAAGGGCGAGGGACTGGGCAACAAGTTCCTCGGCAACATCCGCGAGACCCAGGCCATCCTGCACGTGGTCCGCTGCTTCGACAACGACGACGTCATTCACGTGGCCAACTCCGTTGATCCCCTGCGCGACATCGAGGTTATCGAAACCGAGCTGATCCTCGCCGACGTCCAGGTTCTGGAGAATCGGCTTGAGCGCATGGAAAAGATGGTCAAGGGCGACAAGACCCTGGCCCCCAAGATCGAGGCGGCCAAGGCGCTCCTCGCCCATCTCGACCAGGGACAGCCCGCCGCCACCTTCACCGAAGAACGCAAGGGGCTGGCCGAGTTGCTCGCCGAGCTGCGATTGATCACCGCCAAGAACGTTATCTACTGCGCCAACGTGGACGAAGACGGTCTGATGGAAGACAACGACTACGTCCAGTCCGTGCGCAAGCTGGCCGCTGAACGCGGTGCCGAGTTCGTCAAGATTTCCGCCAAGATGGAAGAGGAACTCGTGGGCCTGGAGGAAGAGGAGCAGCAGGAGTTTCTGGAATCCTTCGGCATCGAGGAGTCCGGCCTGCACCAGATTATTCGCACCGGCTTCCACTCCCTCGGGCTGATCAGCTACTTCACCGCCGGCGTCAAAGAGGTCCGTGCCTGGACCATTCATCAGGGCGACAAGGCCCCCCAGGCCGCGGGCGTCATCCACACCGATTTCGAGCGCGGCTTCATTCGTGCCGAGGTCATCAGCTACGACCATTACGTCCAGTACGGGTCCGAGGCCAAGTGCCGGGCCGAAGGCGTCCTGCGCGTCGAGGGCAAGGATTACGTCATGCATGACGGGGACGTCGCCCACTTCCTGTTCAACGTCTAG